In Chromatiaceae bacterium, the DNA window TGTCGCCAGCGAATACACCAAGGCCACCGGGCGCCGGGTCGAGCGGTTTAACGCCATGCTGCGCCACCCGACCGCGCCGATTGGGGGGCACATCGACCGGCTGGTGATCCCCGAGGGTAAATCCCGCGCCGCCGTGCGGGGCCGGATCGTGACCGACCGGGGCTTAGAGTGCAAGACCGCTTCCGCTTATGCCTTGGGTCGGGATTCGGAGTGGGGGCCGGATGGAAGCGATCAGGTTCCAGAATCCTACCTGCTTCAAACCGCCACCTACCAGGCCCTCACCGGCTGCCCCTTTTGGGACCTGGCCGCCCTCATCGGCAATGCCGAGTTGCGCGTCTATGAACTGCGCCGTGACTTGGAACTGGAGGAGGGTGTCATCGAGATCGCATCGAAATGGTGGCGCGACCATGTGGTCGCGGATGTGCCCCCCGACCCGGTAACCGAGGCCGAGGCGCGGCAACGGTGGCAACGGCACGAGGCAGGTAGGCTCCTGGAACTGGACGCCGACGGCGCCGCCTTGGTGAGCGCCTTCGCCGCCGCCAAGGCCAAGGTGACTGCTGCCGAGGCTGAGGTGCAGGGTATCAAGGATCGACTGATCCCCCTGCTGGCGGACGCGGACGGGGTGACCTACCAGGGCGCTCCTCTCGCCACTTACCGGGCGAACAAAGCAAGCGTCCTCGTCGATTGGCGGGGGCTCTCCTCGCGGTTGATCGAGGACCTGGATGAAGAAACCCGCGCCGTTTGGCTACAGGATTTTACCGAAACCCGACCCGGCCCGCGTGTGCTGCGCTTGGCCCGTAACCTGGAGGCTTGAGCATCATGACGACGAACAACGCAACAACCGCGCTGGCGGTCATCACCGACAAGCTCGCCGCCCGGTTCAGCCTGGGTGACGCGGTGGGCGCCGACCTGGTGCAGACTTTGAAGCAGACGGCCTTTAGGGGCCCCGTGTCCGATGCGCAGATGACCGCCCTGCTGGTGGTTGCCAGTCAGCACGGGCTCAACCCCTGGACCCGGGAAATCTACGCCTTCCCGGATCGCCAGAACGGTATCGTCCCCGTGGTCGGGGTGGACGGCTGGGCGCGGATCATTAACGAGCACCCGATGTTCGACGGCATGGACTTTGAACAGGATAGCGAGTCCTGTACCTGCATCATCCACCGTAAGGACCGCGCCCACCCGGCCAAGGTGACGGAGTGGCTGGCGGAGTGTCGCCGCAATACCCAGCCCTGGCAGTCGCACCCGCGCCGGATGTTGAGACATAAGGCCATGATTCAAGCCGCCCGGCTGGCCTTCGGTTACGGCGGCATCTTCGACCCGGACGAAGCGGAGCGGATCGTCGAGCGCGAGATGGGGCCGGCTGAAGTAGTGACGGACCCCGCGCTGTCGCGTACCGAGTCCCTCAAGGCCAAGCTGGCGGGGCGGCTGCGGCCCCGGGAGGCTATCGCGGAGGCCGAGGTATTGCCCCCGGTCGGTAGCGCCCTCACGGCCCGGCTGGCGGCGCTGGGGATCCCGGTCCAGCGGTCCCGGGCTGCGGTCATGCGCCGGTTTCCCGTGCGCTATGAAGCGGTGGCGGCCATCGACCTAGATGCCTTGGACGAGGATGTGGCGGCATGGGTGGAGAGCCAGCTTCCCCGTTGGGCCGAAGCGGTGCAGGCGGAGACGCCACCACCAGCCCCCGGTACGGTGGACGGGAGCGGTGCTGATTGGGGTGACGGCTTCGGCGGCGAGGTGGCGGTATGAGTGCACTACGTCTGGTGGAAACCCGTGGCCAGCAAGCCTGGACGACGAGTGAGATCGTGGCCGCGGGGTGTGAACTGTCCCATCGCGTCGTGATCCGCCTGGTCCGCAAGTATCGAGCGGACTTTGAGGAGCTGGGCCGTCTGAACTTTGAAAGTTCAAAGGGTGAGGCGCTGCCGCAAGGTGGGTACGCCAAACCCACCGAGTACGCCGTCCTCAGCGAAGATCATGCGACCTACCTGATAACGCTCTTCAGGAACTCGCCCATCGTGCGCCGCTTCAAGCTGGCACTGGTCAAGGCATTCCGTCGCGCCCTGAACCAGATCAGCCGGGATTTCGCCAGCCCACCGCGCCGGAACATCCTGACCGCCAAGCGCCAGGCTAACCGGCCCATGCTTGACGCCCTGGTGGAAGCCCGGGAGGAAGCAGGCAAGACGACGGACGAACGGCATTTTATGTGCGAGTCCCGGCTGTGCAACTGGGCCTTGACCGGGCGGTTCGAGAAGCTGGACGAGCGGACCCTGGGCAACGCCGATGCTGTCTTGCTGGAGCAGGTTCGGGATCGGAATCGCTCGCTGCTGGTCGCTGGCCTGGATTACGCCAGCCGCAAGGACCGGCTCCGCGCCTTCGCGCTGCGTCAACGGACGCGGTTGATCGCGGCGGGCGCGGATGCGCAGTCAACGCGGGTAAAACGCCTTGCTGGATAAGGTTTACCGGGTGGGAGGTGATAATATGACCACCGTGGTTAGGGTTGCGGGGCGCTGGACATGATTCTTGGTATTGATCCGGGCCTGGATGGCGCCCTGGTGCTGCTGGATGACGACGGCGAGCAGATTGCCCTGCTGGCGGATATGCCGACGACGGCGAACGGGCAGGGCAAGCGGGCGGTGAATGGTCCTCTGCTGGCGGATGTGGTCCGGGAGGCCCTCGCCGCCAGTGACGTAGCGGGGACGCGGCTGGAAGCGGTAGTCGAGGCGGTCGGAGCCCGTCCGGGGCAGGGGGTGACATCTATGTTCTCCTTCGGCCAGAGCTTCGGGACCCTGCTGGGGGTCCTGGCGGCACTCGGTGTTCGTCATCGACTGGTGACGCCCGCCGCCTGGAAACGTCAGGCCAAGCTGACGGGCCAGGACAAGGACGCGGCCCGGCAACTGGCTCTGCGCTTGTGGCCGGAGCGGTCGGGGGACTTCCAGCGCAAGGGCGATGTGGGTCGGGCGGATGCGAGTCTGATCGCGTTCTTTGGGCGGCTGGCCTGATCCTGACCGGAACAGGAAAGATCAAAGGGGGGGGCGATGGCACGATTCAAGCCTGGCCAGTCCGGGAATCCGGCAGGAAGGCCGAAGGGCGATGTGACCCAGTACAAGCTGCGGGCGGCACTCGGAGCTGACCTGGAGCAAATCATCGCCGTGGTCAGGGATCGGGCGTTGGCGGGGGACATGGGCGCGGTGCGGCTGATCCTGGATCGCACCATCGGCCCCATTCGCGCCACCGATTCGCCCGTGGTCCTGCCCTTGACCGGCACCCCGGGCGAGGACGCCCGGACCATCGCCCAAGCGGCAGGCCGAGGGGAAATATCTCCTGGCACGGCGCAACAACTGATGGGCGCCGTTGCCTCTCAGGCTCGGGTGCTGGAAACGGCGGAACTGCTGGCCCGCATCGAGGCCCTGGAGGCCGGCCTTGCCGTCCCTGCTGCACAGGCGTCTTGACGCCCTGGAGGCGAGCATGGGGGCTGGGGTTAGCCTGGCCATCGGTAAGACTTGCCTCCTCTGCGGCGCCCATGTCGCCCTGGACGATGCTGCACCCTGCCCGGATCATCGACCCTTGCGGGAAGCGACCCAGACGCTCATCGTGACCTTCGTTGCCCCGGATGCCTGACGCCATCACTCGCCGCGCCGTGCTGAACGCCTTCCAGGAGTTGCCTGAGGGGGTTGGCATCACAACGCTGGGCCTGGCCTGGCTGTGCGGCTGTCCGGGCGAGCATCGGGTGCGGGCGGCGGTGTCCTGGCTGTGTCTGGGGGGGCTGGTGGAGCTGGCGGGGGATCATTGGCGCCGGGATTGTCGGGGTCGGGCCTATCGGGCGCGGCTGTATCGCTGGACGGGGCGGGCGGAAATTCGCCGGGTGGCTCAAGACCCGGAGGCCCGTCGGTTCGAGCGGGATCAAGCCAGCGACGACTGCGCCGCCCTGGCTCTGGCCTGGTTGTCTCGACCGCCACCGGGGCAAGTCCGCTGAATCATCGGTCCCGTCAGAGGCCCTAGAAGGCCCGTGGCGCAATCGACCCGGTAAGCCATAGGCAGGCCGGGCTTAGCCCCCGCCCGTGTCGTGGTGACGGGCTGGTAAGGTGGTGACGCTATGACACCGACTGAAAGGCAAACGGAGGAACAACGTTAAACCCCGCCCATCGCGGGAGGTTGACACCCGCCAGACAACGGGGAGAAGATGGAGCCGTCCGCCGGGAGACTGCGAATCCCCCGACGGCAAAGCCCGACCGCTTACACGGCCCGGCACCGGCAGGAATTATCATAGCCCATCCACGGGCACCCTTGCGCATCCTGCCTCTACCGCCCCGAGCGGTCGGTCATCCATCTACCTGGAGACCGATCCATGACTACCGCCACTTCCCCCCTCGACAAGCCCCTCTGCCTGCTGGATGTTGTAAACGAGCTCGACGAACTCCTCCCGCAGCTTGAGTTTTGCGCCCATGGCATCGCCAAGACTGAGATAGGGACGGGCACCGGGGCCTGTTACATCCTGCTGGGTATTTACGACCGCCTGAAAGGCTTGAGAGCGGCGGCTTACCTGTCCGTCCGTAACGGACGAGATGAGGAGCCACGCCATGTCTGAGCCCATAACCCTGGATCGCGTTATCTCCCGTGCGGCCCGGAGTGTCGCCTTTCGTTACACCGAAGCCGCCCGGAAAGCGCCCGATGACCATCCCGCCTTGCTGGCCTACGGGACGCTGGCGCTGGGGGCGGCGATGATGTGCCAGGCTATCGACCGGGAGATGGGGGTATCAACGCCTGGTGGCCGGTTGCTGAGAAGCTGCGCCGAAACACTGCGTGTCCTCTCCCAGCAACCCGGCGACCATAGCCAGGCCATTGATGCCCTCCTCCTGCAGCTGATGGAATCGTTGTACGTCGAACAGGGCTGGCCGCTGACTGACGAAGACGACGCCGAGGAGGTCACCCATGTCTGACACCCTCGCCCCACATGACCGAGCCTTTGCAGCTTGCAACACTTCAACCTACCAACACCACGACGGAGCAGGCGGATGAGTACCCTGGAGTTTCAGAGCGAGATCAAGCGCCATTGGAAGAAGTGGCTGCCGAAGAAGTGGCGGGCGCTGGTCGAGGCGGGGACGGTCGAGGAGGAGACGCTGGCCGTGGCGCAGATGGCGCAACAGGAGAAGCTGTCGCTGATGCAGGCGGGTTACCCGGAGACGGCGGCGGACGAGGTGGTGAGGGCGGAATACATCCTCCTCAAGCCGGAGTAACGGCCCGGAAGCCCCGCGTCAGACGGACGGGGGGTGGCCGCGGGAAGCGGGGTTTTTTTTGCCTCACGCCCTGGCTGGCCTTCCTTCTGGTCCATTCCGCCGCGCGCGCTATACCGGGACGCCCTGGAATTTCTCGCTACCCTCTAGGCGGGTAACGCCAAAGTCGCGTTACCAGAAAGCCCGGTCGCGGAAGCTGGCGGTCGGGGTGCAGGCCCGGGACGGCATCATCGGCGCCGCCTTCGATTGCTGGCGGCACGATCAGAACAAACCATGGTCCTGAAGGTCGGTCAGGGGCGGGTGCAAACTGGTCCGTCCCAATTCCGTCCCAAGAGCCCTATAAACACAAAAGGCCAGAGGTTTAATCTGGCCTAAGTGCTTGTTTTTATGGTGGGCCGTCAGGGATTTGAACCCCGGACCAAGGGATTATGAGTCCCCTGCTCTAACCGCTGAGCTAACGGCCCTGAAAGGGAGATGTCGTAGTTTGCCTAACCCTCGTTGTCGAGGAAGCTCCTGAGTTTGTCGGAGCGGGTGGGGTGGCGGAGTTTCCGCAGGGCCTTGGCCTCAATCTGGCGGATGCGTTCGCGGGTGACGTCAAATTGCTTACCGACCTCTTCCAGGGTGTGGTCGGTGTTCATGTCG includes these proteins:
- a CDS encoding YqaJ viral recombinase family protein encodes the protein MSTRAQFLAERLTCLGGSDIGVIVGVNRWKTPFQLWAEKTGRRVDDADSLPMRFGTHNEVFVASEYTKATGRRVERFNAMLRHPTAPIGGHIDRLVIPEGKSRAAVRGRIVTDRGLECKTASAYALGRDSEWGPDGSDQVPESYLLQTATYQALTGCPFWDLAALIGNAELRVYELRRDLELEEGVIEIASKWWRDHVVADVPPDPVTEAEARQRWQRHEAGRLLELDADGAALVSAFAAAKAKVTAAEAEVQGIKDRLIPLLADADGVTYQGAPLATYRANKASVLVDWRGLSSRLIEDLDEETRAVWLQDFTETRPGPRVLRLARNLEA
- the bet gene encoding phage recombination protein Bet, with protein sequence MTTNNATTALAVITDKLAARFSLGDAVGADLVQTLKQTAFRGPVSDAQMTALLVVASQHGLNPWTREIYAFPDRQNGIVPVVGVDGWARIINEHPMFDGMDFEQDSESCTCIIHRKDRAHPAKVTEWLAECRRNTQPWQSHPRRMLRHKAMIQAARLAFGYGGIFDPDEAERIVEREMGPAEVVTDPALSRTESLKAKLAGRLRPREAIAEAEVLPPVGSALTARLAALGIPVQRSRAAVMRRFPVRYEAVAAIDLDALDEDVAAWVESQLPRWAEAVQAETPPPAPGTVDGSGADWGDGFGGEVAV
- a CDS encoding Rha family transcriptional regulator, which gives rise to MSALRLVETRGQQAWTTSEIVAAGCELSHRVVIRLVRKYRADFEELGRLNFESSKGEALPQGGYAKPTEYAVLSEDHATYLITLFRNSPIVRRFKLALVKAFRRALNQISRDFASPPRRNILTAKRQANRPMLDALVEAREEAGKTTDERHFMCESRLCNWALTGRFEKLDERTLGNADAVLLEQVRDRNRSLLVAGLDYASRKDRLRAFALRQRTRLIAAGADAQSTRVKRLAG